One segment of Candidatus Peregrinibacteria bacterium DNA contains the following:
- a CDS encoding DUF167 domain-containing protein: MQRVIQLIKANDGYLRIKVLPKSAKNEIVDIMDDETIKIRIKAIPEKGKANQALIKFLSQELDIQKDSIKIISGKTDQVKLIKITT, from the coding sequence ATGCAAAGGGTAATACAATTAATAAAGGCTAATGACGGCTATCTCCGCATCAAAGTTCTTCCTAAATCTGCAAAAAATGAAATTGTAGATATCATGGATGATGAAACTATAAAAATCCGAATCAAAGCTATACCAGAAAAAGGCAAGGCAAACCAAGCACTCATCAAATTCCTCTCACAAGAGCTAGACATCCAAAAAGACTCAATTAAAATAATCAGCGGCAAAACTGACCAAGTAAAATT